A genomic region of Methanothermobacter thermautotrophicus str. Delta H contains the following coding sequences:
- a CDS encoding cobaltochelatase subunit CobN codes for MKRFLLIALILLLISVPSVSAADNNTTSNTTESKMLKDTEMVVLLTGCVVGTVDPIMNEAYRNDLLPAGYNFTLKIYTMDTFNINSTASTQFKNDLKTVDIFFIFTRPGYPTTGMSYGTEFDALVDLQAIAASLKPGARIFVLGPVKPNITGVNVTNLPAYGPVAAPALSRENIKRTLLEVLRLSGAVNLTANDTKLVPGMQDFLYHPLAPQVYTDRAPYMDWYMNTTLYRPGAPWVGVAILNRYYLSGNMDVYETLIQKLESRGLNVIPYFYCSDPIGASRRFFMVNNTSVIDALVACVQFGYWPDNQTITFFTDLNVPVQGPLPVFLQTSLDDYINSTRQQGLRGLEYYWLSMFEMQGRIEPILIGGSRISGPDPLTGVTIKEYVAYEPGIDQLVNRTLAWVNLRKKANSDKKLAMVYFDSTHDEGMPATNGLNLYRSLSNILLAMRAAGHSTGNGNLTEEYIYELINRAGRNPRNMTQTELRKLVDAGCITIPVSEYLKWYSGLPASLRGQVEALWGPAPGNIMIYNNSIVIPGIMMGNILLAPQPVWKWNGTLNNGTLPPTHQFIAFYLYLQKGFGADAVVHIGQHGTLELLPGHVNAMTEDDWPNTLIGSIPNIHLLKMEDPLEAVINPTKRRAYAVTISYLIPPVMRTELYGVYQELSDLMGSYSTAEASGDTDRMNSLESLIRDGVTRAGLEVRLGVNSSTAFSVLRDRLHEYLEELSGILTPYGLHTFGELPDSETLEKFIDAIISFDPANRTARRDEIRNLLIMSASNEMNSLLRALNGEFIQPVSARSPVINLETLPTGRNMYTFDPSSIPDPAAVVIGSRAAEEMLKRYRNSSGGRYPETVAVDIGDVISTGGQSIAAIFYFLGVRPIYESGALIGTEIIPLSELGRPRIDVVISDFHNFRGAIPATMDVIDNTIKRIVNLNESSEMNYVRKHYLAMKAGIYAELVAAGMNTSEADANADRLARTRIFGLPPGADPHGAGVDRILWSRDDWTPEQLAETYLSYYSYAYGRDLNGVQSPKLLESLLRTVDTTMVISPYRAPGEGTCLYRVSVTVNFMVNYLTGRNINSYIARTAYGTPLIRTLQESTYDDLAVTLLNPVWVQGKLREGPSGSASIALQVRDLFTSDALVDVASPDVWRRIADTFLFDSSVRSQFDPSALQMIARYVRQAHTRGLVSLSQEELVAISEMLGEKSGSDGNDQGTTTTPHGGTTGGSATSGGRTGTGSPGLSPGVSGAISMDSQSSGAASASPGEGQERAGRSYEISTPTAAKSSGTQLYAIAGIIGLFCLLGVGYYFGPMRK; via the coding sequence ATGAAGAGGTTTCTGTTAATTGCATTGATCCTGCTACTGATTTCAGTCCCATCGGTATCTGCAGCAGACAACAACACAACATCCAACACCACAGAATCAAAGATGCTGAAGGATACTGAGATGGTTGTGCTACTGACAGGCTGCGTTGTGGGCACGGTCGACCCCATAATGAATGAAGCCTACCGTAATGACCTCCTGCCCGCTGGCTACAACTTCACACTGAAGATCTACACCATGGACACCTTCAACATCAACTCAACGGCATCCACCCAGTTCAAAAACGACCTTAAAACTGTGGACATATTCTTTATCTTCACAAGACCCGGGTATCCAACGACCGGTATGAGTTACGGGACAGAATTCGATGCTCTGGTTGACCTGCAGGCCATCGCAGCCAGCCTAAAACCAGGAGCGCGGATATTCGTCCTGGGACCTGTGAAACCCAATATCACGGGTGTTAACGTGACGAACCTTCCAGCCTACGGGCCGGTGGCTGCGCCTGCACTCTCCCGTGAGAACATAAAGAGGACGCTCCTTGAGGTTCTCAGGCTCAGCGGAGCCGTGAACCTGACGGCTAATGATACAAAACTTGTGCCCGGGATGCAGGACTTCCTCTACCATCCGCTGGCACCGCAGGTCTACACAGACAGGGCACCCTACATGGACTGGTACATGAACACCACCCTCTACAGGCCAGGGGCCCCATGGGTGGGTGTGGCAATACTGAACCGGTACTACCTGTCTGGCAACATGGACGTCTATGAGACCCTCATCCAGAAGCTTGAATCCCGTGGACTCAACGTGATACCCTACTTCTACTGCTCAGACCCCATCGGGGCATCAAGGCGCTTCTTCATGGTCAACAACACTTCAGTCATCGATGCGCTTGTTGCATGTGTCCAGTTCGGGTACTGGCCAGACAACCAGACCATAACCTTCTTCACGGACCTCAACGTACCGGTACAGGGACCACTCCCTGTCTTCCTCCAGACATCCCTCGACGATTACATAAACAGCACACGACAGCAGGGACTCAGGGGCCTTGAATACTACTGGCTTTCAATGTTTGAGATGCAGGGACGTATAGAGCCCATCCTCATAGGCGGAAGCCGCATATCAGGTCCTGATCCACTGACAGGTGTCACCATCAAGGAGTACGTGGCCTATGAACCGGGTATAGACCAGCTCGTTAACCGCACACTCGCCTGGGTGAACCTCAGGAAGAAGGCGAACAGTGACAAGAAGCTGGCTATGGTCTACTTTGACAGCACCCATGATGAGGGAATGCCTGCAACCAACGGCCTCAACCTCTACAGGAGTCTCAGCAACATACTCCTCGCCATGAGGGCCGCAGGTCACAGCACCGGCAACGGAAACCTGACCGAGGAATACATCTATGAACTCATAAACAGGGCAGGCAGGAACCCCAGGAACATGACACAGACAGAACTCAGAAAACTCGTGGATGCAGGCTGCATAACCATACCGGTATCAGAGTACCTCAAATGGTATTCTGGACTGCCAGCATCACTCAGAGGACAGGTGGAAGCACTCTGGGGACCCGCACCAGGAAACATCATGATATACAATAACAGCATAGTCATCCCCGGCATCATGATGGGCAACATACTCTTGGCGCCCCAGCCGGTCTGGAAGTGGAACGGTACACTCAACAACGGCACACTGCCACCGACACACCAGTTCATAGCCTTCTACCTCTACCTGCAGAAGGGATTCGGGGCTGACGCCGTCGTCCACATAGGACAGCACGGGACACTGGAACTCCTTCCGGGACACGTGAATGCAATGACAGAGGACGACTGGCCAAACACCCTGATCGGTTCGATTCCAAACATACACCTGCTCAAAATGGAGGACCCTCTGGAGGCGGTCATAAACCCCACCAAGAGAAGGGCATATGCTGTCACGATCTCCTACCTCATCCCACCGGTCATGAGGACAGAGCTTTACGGTGTCTACCAGGAACTCTCAGATCTCATGGGATCCTACAGCACAGCAGAGGCATCAGGAGACACTGACAGAATGAACAGCCTGGAGTCCCTCATCAGGGATGGTGTGACGAGGGCCGGACTTGAGGTAAGGCTCGGTGTGAACAGCTCCACAGCCTTCAGTGTCCTCAGAGACAGGCTCCATGAGTACCTCGAGGAACTTTCAGGGATACTGACACCCTACGGCCTTCACACCTTCGGAGAACTGCCAGACAGTGAAACCCTTGAGAAATTCATAGACGCAATAATATCCTTCGACCCTGCAAACAGGACAGCCAGAAGGGATGAGATAAGGAACCTTCTGATTATGAGCGCCAGTAATGAGATGAACTCACTCCTGAGGGCACTTAACGGTGAATTCATACAGCCAGTATCAGCAAGAAGCCCGGTCATCAACCTGGAGACCCTTCCAACGGGCCGCAACATGTACACCTTTGACCCCTCATCAATCCCTGACCCCGCAGCAGTGGTCATAGGATCAAGGGCTGCCGAGGAGATGCTGAAGCGCTACAGGAATTCCAGCGGTGGAAGGTACCCTGAGACAGTGGCCGTGGATATAGGTGATGTGATATCAACTGGCGGTCAGAGCATAGCAGCGATATTCTACTTCCTGGGAGTCAGACCCATCTATGAGAGCGGAGCCCTCATAGGTACAGAGATCATACCCCTCAGTGAACTTGGAAGACCGAGGATAGACGTTGTGATAAGTGACTTCCACAACTTCCGTGGAGCAATCCCTGCCACCATGGACGTAATCGACAATACAATAAAGAGGATAGTGAACCTCAACGAGTCATCTGAGATGAACTATGTGAGGAAGCACTACCTCGCAATGAAAGCAGGCATCTACGCTGAACTTGTCGCAGCAGGGATGAACACTTCCGAAGCGGATGCAAATGCGGATAGACTTGCAAGGACAAGGATCTTCGGACTTCCACCCGGTGCCGACCCCCATGGAGCAGGTGTTGACAGGATACTCTGGTCAAGGGACGACTGGACTCCAGAGCAGCTTGCTGAGACATACCTCAGCTACTACTCCTATGCCTATGGAAGAGATTTAAATGGAGTCCAGAGCCCGAAACTCCTGGAGTCACTCCTGCGCACAGTTGACACCACCATGGTCATAAGTCCCTACAGGGCACCCGGTGAGGGCACCTGCCTCTACAGGGTCTCAGTCACCGTGAACTTCATGGTGAACTACCTCACAGGGAGGAACATAAACAGCTACATTGCAAGGACAGCCTACGGTACACCCCTGATAAGGACACTGCAGGAGTCAACCTACGATGACCTTGCGGTGACACTGCTCAACCCGGTCTGGGTACAGGGCAAACTCCGTGAGGGGCCATCTGGAAGTGCTTCAATAGCACTGCAGGTGAGGGACCTGTTCACCAGCGACGCCCTGGTGGATGTGGCATCCCCTGATGTCTGGAGGAGAATAGCAGACACTTTCCTCTTTGACAGCTCTGTAAGGTCACAGTTTGATCCATCAGCCCTCCAGATGATTGCAAGGTATGTGAGGCAGGCCCATACCAGGGGTCTTGTATCCCTTTCACAGGAGGAACTTGTAGCCATCTCAGAGATGCTCGGTGAGAAATCCGGCTCTGATGGAAATGACCAGGGAACCACCACAACACCACATGGCGGTACAACCGGCGGTTCAGCCACATCAGGCGGAAGAACAGGCACTGGGTCCCCAGGGCTATCTCCAGGTGTATCAGGTGCCATATCCATGGATTCACAGTCCAGCGGAGCAGCATCAGCTTCTCCGGGTGAGGGACAGGAGAGGGCAGGACGCTCCTATGAGATATCAACACCCACGGCTGCGAAATCATCAGGCACCCAGCTATACGCCATTGCAGGCATAATCGGGCTATTCTGTCTCCTCGGAGTGGGCTACTACTTCGGTCCCATGAGAAAATAA
- a CDS encoding replication factor C large subunit has translation MSWTEKYRPGSFDEVVGNQKVIAEIKEWIKAWKAGKPQKPLLLVGPPGTGKTTLAHIIGKEFSDTLELNASDRRSQDALMRSAGEASATRSLFNHDLKLIILDEVDGIHGNEDRGGVQAINRIIKESRHPMVLTANDPYSKRLQSIKPRCRVLNLRKVHTSSIAAALRRICRAEGIECPDDVLRELAKRSRGDLRSAINDLEAMAEGEERIGEELLKMGEKDATSNLFDAVRAVLKSRDVSKVREAMRVDDDPTLVLEFIAENVPREYEKPNEISRAYDMLSRADIFFGRAVRTRNYTYWRYASELMGPGVALAKDKTYRKFVRYTGSSSFRILGKTRKQRSLRDSVAAKMAGKMHISPKVAISMFPYMEILFENDEMAYDISEFLELRDEEIKLFRKRKIKAPKRKKTPRKAEIKVGPLYSQKKDKGADKSINDKATDKSAKTPIKSSKKDDRPRDESSSSSDDKKPKEKQTSLFQFS, from the coding sequence ATGTCATGGACAGAGAAATACCGGCCAGGGAGCTTCGATGAGGTGGTCGGGAACCAGAAGGTCATAGCTGAGATAAAGGAGTGGATCAAAGCCTGGAAGGCAGGGAAGCCCCAGAAGCCGCTCCTCCTGGTTGGACCCCCCGGGACCGGGAAGACAACCCTCGCCCACATCATAGGAAAGGAGTTCTCTGATACCCTTGAACTCAACGCCAGTGACAGGCGCTCCCAGGACGCCCTTATGAGGAGCGCCGGTGAGGCATCAGCGACCCGCTCCCTCTTCAACCATGACCTGAAGCTCATCATCCTTGATGAGGTTGATGGGATCCACGGGAATGAGGACCGTGGAGGTGTCCAGGCAATAAACAGGATCATAAAGGAGAGCAGACATCCCATGGTCCTCACAGCAAACGACCCCTACAGCAAGAGGCTGCAGAGCATAAAGCCCAGATGCAGGGTCTTAAACCTCAGAAAGGTCCACACATCATCCATAGCAGCAGCCCTCAGGAGGATATGCCGTGCTGAGGGTATAGAGTGCCCCGATGATGTGCTCAGGGAACTGGCAAAAAGGTCCCGTGGTGACCTGCGTTCAGCCATCAACGACCTTGAGGCCATGGCAGAGGGTGAGGAGCGCATCGGTGAGGAGCTCCTGAAGATGGGAGAAAAGGATGCCACCTCAAACCTCTTTGATGCCGTCAGGGCCGTCCTCAAGAGCCGTGACGTCTCAAAGGTCAGGGAGGCCATGAGGGTGGATGATGACCCCACCCTTGTACTTGAATTCATCGCAGAGAACGTTCCCAGGGAATATGAGAAGCCAAATGAGATCAGCAGGGCCTATGATATGCTCTCACGTGCAGACATATTCTTCGGGCGAGCCGTGAGAACCAGGAACTACACCTACTGGCGCTACGCCTCCGAACTCATGGGGCCAGGGGTTGCCCTTGCAAAGGATAAGACCTACCGGAAGTTCGTCCGCTACACAGGTTCATCATCCTTCAGGATACTCGGGAAAACCCGGAAACAGAGGAGCCTCAGGGACAGTGTCGCGGCCAAGATGGCTGGAAAGATGCACATCTCACCGAAGGTCGCAATCTCAATGTTCCCATACATGGAGATCCTATTTGAGAATGATGAAATGGCCTATGATATAAGTGAATTCCTGGAGCTTAGAGACGAGGAGATCAAACTGTTCCGGAAGAGAAAGATAAAGGCGCCTAAAAGGAAGAAAACCCCCAGGAAAGCTGAAATTAAAGTGGGGCCCCTTTACAGTCAGAAGAAAGATAAGGGCGCAGATAAATCCATAAATGATAAAGCCACAGATAAATCCGCAAAGACACCCATTAAATCCTCTAAAAAGGATGATAGACCCAGGGATGAATCATCCAGCAGTTCAGATGATAAGAAGCCTAAAGAAAAACAGACGTCACTCTTCCAGTTCTCATAG